The window TTTGGTGAGAGTAGTAGGTATAATTTGGTGTTCTTGATATTTGTTGTGTTTATGGTTTGACATGGGAGATAATAtagatgagaaaagaaaaagtagtAGACTTGAAATGGAGAATCTTTCAATGGAAACAACTAGATTTTCTAGAGATTTGTTGCAAAGATTCATGGGGGGTATTggtggtagtagtagtagtagtactagtAGTTCAAGAAAATCTGGACCTGGGGTGGTTGGTGATGCAGCAAAGGAGGTaaaggaggaagaagatgaaggaGAAGTTGAGTTGAATCTTGGTTTATCATTGGGAGGTAGATTTGGTGTTGACAAATCTTGTAGTAATAAGTTGATGAGGTCTTCTTCAGTAGCTTCTTGTTTACCAGTAGTTAGAGATGATGATGTTCTTGCACCACCAGTAGTGTCTTATCCTAGTTTAGTGAGAACATCTTCTTTGCCAGTGGAAACTGAGGAAGAATGGAGGAAGAGAAAGGAGTTGCAAACTTTGAGAAGAATGGAAGCTAAGAGGAGAAGATCAGAGAAACAAAGGAATTTAAGGGGTGATAAAGAAAGTGGAGGGGGAAGTGGTAGTGGTGGGGGAGGAAGTATGGAAGATGAAAAGAGGGAAATTGAGATGAATTTAAGAGGCAGATTAGATAAAGAACAGTACTGGGCGACCGCAAAAAGATTTGGATTATCGGTATCTCCAACGTTGGCTGGTGTTGCAAGGCAAGGTAGTTTATCAGGTGGTGGAATAGATTTGACAATGGGGAAAGGTAAAAAACAAGGACATGGGCAATTGGGGTCACAAGGTTCTGTTGAATCccaaggtggtggtggtggtggtggtagttcTTCAAGCATGTCTGAATTGGAAAGTAAACTTCCACAAGGTacaattttttatcttaatttttgcAATATTAACATTCATTATATATTTATTCCTTTTAAAAATTcaattcttgagacttgattgCTAGTTGAATTAGAATATTATACTACTGCAATAATCTCAATGCTTTGGGATTGAAAAAATTTCTTCTTGGGTAAGGAGTGGTTTATCACATGTTGCAGTGAGGGATTCTTAAAGACTTGTTATTGTACAATATTGGTCATAAATGATTCTGTGGAGTTATCTGTTGACAGAAATATGGCTTTTTTTTGGGTGTGTGAGCTGTTGAATGAATCTCATACATTTAGTCAAATCTTGCTGCTGAGGGTCCCCCCTTCACTTTCACTGTTTACAAGTTTCTGTGGTACTTGTTCATGTCTTCTGTCTTATTGCCGTTCACTGCATTCTTGATACTCTTTAAACCCAACCCTCACCAAGTCACCGCGCTATAGGCTGTGGCTTAGTGGTTAATGAATCAGATGAAAACCGTGGGTGACCATTATTCAA of the Capsicum annuum cultivar UCD-10X-F1 chromosome 11, UCD10Xv1.1, whole genome shotgun sequence genome contains:
- the LOC107848329 gene encoding ninja-family protein AFP3; its protein translation is MGDNIDEKRKSSRLEMENLSMETTRFSRDLLQRFMGGIGGSSSSSTSSSRKSGPGVVGDAAKEVKEEEDEGEVELNLGLSLGGRFGVDKSCSNKLMRSSSVASCLPVVRDDDVLAPPVVSYPSLVRTSSLPVETEEEWRKRKELQTLRRMEAKRRRSEKQRNLRGDKESGGGSGSGGGGSMEDEKREIEMNLRGRLDKEQYWATAKRFGLSVSPTLAGVARQGSLSGGGIDLTMGKGKKQGHGQLGSQGSVESQGGGGGGGSSSSMSELESKLPQGSGELSPASIHSLQGGGSQDVGSSGSKMRESGSRMSGGDVDSPSKRLEAATSRAKEPGANTLENMPCVFTKGDGPNGRRVDGILYRYSKGEEVRIMCVCHGSFHSPAEFVKHAGGTDVTHPLKHIVINPNASPLL